A window of the Hevea brasiliensis isolate MT/VB/25A 57/8 chromosome 6, ASM3005281v1, whole genome shotgun sequence genome harbors these coding sequences:
- the LOC110657170 gene encoding 60S ribosomal protein L9, whose translation MKTILSSETMDIPDGVKIKINAKVIEVEGPRGKLTRNFKHLNLDFHLIKDEATGKRKLKIEAWFGSRKTSAAIRTALSHVENLITGVTKGYRYKMRFVYAHFPINASITNSNNAIEIRNFLGEKRVRKVDMLEGVTVVRSDKVKDELILDGNDIELVSRSAALINQKCHVKNKDIRKFLDGIYVSEKGTVVEED comes from the exons ATGAAGACTATACTCTCCTCTGAGACTATGGACATACCCGATGGGGTTAAGATCAAGATCAATGCCAAGGTCATAGAAGTGGAGGGTCCTCGAGGTAAGCTCACCCGCAACTTCAAGCATTTGAACCTCGATTTCCATCTCATCAAGGACGAGGCTACCGGAAAACGCAAGCTCAAGATAGAAGCTTGGTTTGGTTCCAGGAAGACCAGCGCCGCCATTCGCACTGCCCTCAGTCATGTTGAGAATCTCATCACCGGTGTCACCAAGGGCTATCGCTACAAGATGCGATTTGTCTATGCTCACTTCCCCATCAACGCCTCCATTACTAACTCAAACAATGCCATTGAGATTCGCAACTTCCTTGGCGAGAAAAGG GTCAGGAAAGTTGATATGCTTGAAGGTGTAACTGTTGTTCGTTCTGATAAGGTTAAGGATGAACTTATATTAGATGGCAATGACATTGAACTAGTGTCTCGATCGGCTGCCTTGATAAACCAg AAATGCCATGTTAAGAACAAAGATATCAGGAAGTTCCTTGATGGTATCTATGTCAGTGAGAAAGGGACTGTTGTTGAAGAAGACTGA
- the LOC131180591 gene encoding uncharacterized protein LOC131180591 — protein MTDYEVIGIDQYEDPLTHFALFSDYDPTTFEVAVKDSKWRKAMDEEIAAIIRNNIWELTELPKGYKTIGVKWIYKTKLNANGEVDSSMYESFKKSMMVEFNMTDIGMMHYILGLEVAQSASGIFISQKKYAQEILNRFQMKNCNSVSSPTEVGLKLIKEPGYRRVDRTL, from the exons ATGACAGATTATGAGGTAATTGGAATTGACCAATATGAGGATCCACTTACGCATTTTGCTCTGTTTTCAGACTATGATCCTACCACTTTTGAAGTGGCTGTTAAAGACTCAAAATGGCGGAAGGCAATGGATGAAGAAATTGCAGCAATTATAAGAAACAATATTTGGGAATTAACTGAGCTTCCAAAAGGGTATAAGACAATTGGTGTCAAGTGGATATACAAGACAAAATTGAATGCGAACGGCGAAGTTGATAG TTCCATGTATGAAAGTTTTAAGAAGTCCATGATGGTGGAATTTAATATGACTGATATTGGAATGATGCATTATATCCTTGGTCTTGAAGTAGCTCAATCTGCTAGTGGAATTTTTATTTCACAAAAGAAGTATGCTCAAGAGATTTTGAACAGGTTTCAAATGAAGAATTGTAATTCTGTTAGTAGTCCCACTGAGGTTGGTTTGAAGCTCATTAAAGAGCCTGGATATAGAAGAGTTGATCGCACTCTTTAA